The following nucleotide sequence is from Amia ocellicauda isolate fAmiCal2 chromosome 14, fAmiCal2.hap1, whole genome shotgun sequence.
TTAACACTCGGCTACACTTTCAGAAGTCCCCATGAGATGTAAACCAATTAGTCAAACCATAGATTTCCTCTGTTGCAGAAGACTGAAATAtaactatataaaatataaatgtgggTCTATGACAAAACTTATCAAGTTTTCTGTTAGAAATCACTACTAATCACTTGATTAAGGCCACAGTATATCATaagctgtgctaaaaacaaatagtgctataataaatcataaataatagATACATATTCACTTACAAATTCCATAAATAAAACCCCATACTGCTATGAATgaatcataaataaaatatacagaacatattcaattcagtaagTAGGACTACATAAATATAACTCTTGATTTAAATTGAATACTACTTAATGTCCTACAACGATTCCAAAACAGACCTTTATTAAATCTTTCATACCCATGGCAGTTGTAGTTTTAAGACTTCCTACAGAAAACTACTATGCCCAGAATGCATCACTCTGCATGTTTATAAGGGGGGTGACACGCAGACTTTCCTCATTCTGAACAGAATCTGCTCAGAAGAATCTGACCATTTAGCCAGTGAATGCTCAGACTTTCTgcagattctgtgcagaatgactAAGGTCTGTGTATGGCACCCCATGTATACACTGCTTTAATAAAATGCTGTTTTGGAACCATTGTAGGATACACATTTACTATTGTGGGTGTTTTTTTCTTGATTGGTTGGGGTTTTAGGCTAACATACAACATGATAAAGCCCCTGCAGTAAAGTATCGTTAGTTATCTACTTAATCATGGATTTATGTTTTTGTAGTTTGTATGTTTTAGATTCTGGGcagctttgtgtgtgtggttgtgtgtgtgtgtgtgtgtacatgtatgtaCTCAAATAGATCTGACACTAAATAGCACAGCAGTGTCTGCCAGTACATACACTGAGCTGTAGAAGTTGTAGAAAACCAATGTATTGTTATATAATCATGAAAGACTGTAatagttattattaattaattaattcccaATTgtcttccttttctctctccagTTCTGCAGAGCTCAGTGACCGGTCTCCTGCACAATTCTTACAGAGCAGTGAGTATTGTTGTCCCGCAGTACCGTGGTTGAACCACAGGGGGAGGCTGTCAACAGTGTTTATTAAACTGGGCATCTGCCTGAGACACAAGTGATCATTCCTGTTTGTaaccaagagagagagacagctctgggaaaaactgAGACCACtgcagataaaataaaaataaaaaatatgaatggaatggaatggctgccatacatgtagagatcctacatgtatggcagccattccattccattcatattttttatttggaattggggagaaatgttgtcagtagtttatagaataaaacaaaaatgttcattttacccaaacacatacctataaatagtaaaaccagagaaactgatctttttgcagtggtctcttaattttttccagagctgtaccatTGCAGTAGAAACTGGAGTTCTGACTAACATATTTCTTCTTGTCCTGAATTTTCTGCTCTCTCCTTCAccatgtttctctctctttctcagtgTCCAGTGCTGGTGTCTGGTGGACGGCGGTGCTATGCTGCGGAAGCGAAGCGGGTGTTTGCCCGCGACAAGCCCCACGTCAACATCGGCACCATCGGCCACGTGGACCACGGCAAGACCACGCTGACCGCTGCCATCACTAAAGGTAACCGCTGCCAGCACTCCGGGACCCCCGCACCCTCACGGCCAAGACTAGGGCTGGTCTCTACAGCATGAGTCCTAATGAGGGAAAAAGCCAACTTACTTCTATCAGTATTTATCAATACACTCGCACTGAACAACACACAAACCCTGAACTACACGCGGTACAGCACAAACCCTGAACTACACGCTGTACAATGCACACGGGCCACCACCCCACAGCGCAGGGTCCTGTTTGTGTGtaactctccctccctccttctcagTGTTGGCGGATGCTGGCGGCGCTCGCTATAAGAAGTACGAGGATATTGACAACGCCCCGGAGGAGAAGGCCCGCGGCATCACCATCAACGCCTCGCACGTGGAGTACAGCACCGCGAACCGGCACTACGCGCACACCGACTGCCCCGGCCACGCCGACTATGTTAAGGTACGGCACTGCGTACAACACTGTACACcacacactttaaaatacacaCTGTGCACCTGATTGCCCTGGTCACACTGCAGACGCGCTCACTCGCTCTCATTTTTGCCCTTACtaacgccccccccccccttctccttctctctccttctccttctccctcttctctcactttctccttctctctctctctcctgctttctctctctccttctcctgctccctcttctcactttctccctcttctctcttctccctcttctttctctctctctcctcctcctttctttttctcctttctctcctcccccccaccttctctccccttctctttttctctcaattaaattaaatgcatgacATTTGTatacaagtattgccaaagcatgtgatataattgatacataaacaggaaaatatagattttatagaaaataaagtaaaacagaaaaagaataaaaaagaaatacatagattaaaccattaaaacaattaaatgaataaatgaaatgGTATGATtaggtacatttcaatacataaaagtctctctcccccccccccccctagaACATGATCACCGGCACAGCCCAGCTGGACGGCTGCATCCTGGTCGTTGCAGCCACAGACGGGCAGATGCCGCAGACGCGGGAGCACCTGCTGCTGGCGCGGCAGATCGGCGTGGAGCACGTGGTGGTGTTCGTGAACAAGGCGGACGCGGTGGGCGACGCCGAGCTCACCATGCTGGTGGAGATCGAGGTGCGCGAGCTGCTGACCGAGTTCGGCTACGACGGAGACAACACCCCTGTGATCATCGGCTCGGCACTGTGTGCACTGGAGGTGAGGGGGTGGGGCGGGGAGGGGAGAGCCTGTGTGGTGGTGGGGGAGAGAGGGCTGAagaagagagatggggagaggagagggggagaagggGCTTGGAGATGCTGTGTGATGTTATGTTTGGGAAGGACCAGGGGAGTGACCCGGCTCCATCTAACCCATCAGAACCGCGAGCCGGAGCTGGGCGTGAACTCCATCATGAAGCTGCTGGAGGTTATCGACACCTACATCCCCCTGCCCAAGAGGGAGCTGGACAAGCCCTTCCTGCTGCCCATCGAGTCTGTGTTCTCCATTCCCGGTACGGCACTGACCGCTGCATATAGTGTCCACTGTCCTGTGTACACAGTCTGCTGTAGTGTACTGGACTGTCCACTCTATAGTCTAGTCTCTATGCTGTCTACTATGGTGTCTGCCTGCCGTGCTGCCCTCTctactgtgtgtgtagtgtagacaCTGCCTGCTCTACTGTATAGACTGTGTGCTGCACTGGACCATATATGCAGTACATGtcgtccctctctctcaggcagGGGCACTGTGGTGACCGGCACACTGGAGAGGGGTGTCATAAAGAAGGGGGACGACTGCGAATTCGTGGGACACAACCGCTCCTTCAAGTCTGTGGTGACAGGTGAGCCCTGCAGACCCCCAGTGCTGACTCCACtgtgggcccctatactatactatagtccacacagtgctggctccagtctgggccctgtgCTGTATtatcctctccctccctgtcagGTATTGAGATGTTCCACCAGTCTCTGGACCGCGCGGAGGCGGGTGATAACCTGGGCGCTCTGGTGCGTGGCCTGAAGCGGGAGGACGTGCGCAGGGGCATGGTGATGAGCAAACCCGGCTCCATACAGCCTCACCAGAGGGTCAAGGCACAGGTCAGACACGGTGCTGTATCGGACTGACTGAACGGCGCTGCGCTCCACTCTACGGAACTGACCGTGCTCTTTTGACTGTATTGTTCCCACTGCACTGACAcgctctcctccctccctcgctccgcAGGTCTATGTGCTCAGTAAGGAGGAGGGGGGGCGGCACAAGCCCTTCGTCTCCAACTTCATGCCCGTGATGTTCTCTCTCACCTGGGACATGGCCTGCCACATCAGCCTGCCCAGTGACAAGGTCCGCATCTCGCCTGTGTGTCTTCGCGTGtagttgtctctctctctctctctctctctcgaatgCAGTCGGTGTGTCTGTCCTGTattaaccccctccccccctctctctgtagGAGATGGTGATGCCCGGAGAGGACACctccctgaccctgaccctgaggCATCCCATGGTGTTGGAGACCGGCCAGCGCTTCACCCTGCGGGACGGCAACAAGACCATCGGCACCGGCCTGGTCACCGAAATCCTGCCCACCCCCCGCCAGGAGGAGCTCAACTGGGGCTAGACCGACTCCTCCAGCGCCACCTTTCCCCCCCATTCCCTTCACCGAGAGCAACCAACCAACCAGATGCACGCTGGGTTTCCCCGTTACAGAATGAATCCTCCTTTAAAGGACTGTCGCCTTCCCTGGAGAGCCGCAGTACAGTGCTGTTTATCACCGGAGACCGCTGCTGTACTGTAGCTCTGGATAGGTAGACCGACCGGCCGACTGACAGACAGTGAATTGGACAACAGATGCTGAGAGAAGGATTATGGGGGGGGATAATTAATCTGATATGAACTGAtatgacagaaacagacaggcgtggggagtgggggggttCTGACAGCACTTACTGATGTGACTGATTTCCTGcgaatgtaataaaatgtatttaataatacgTGTTCGGTTGTCTCCCCTTTACTTCTCTTTccatctcgctctctctccatgCGGCTGTCTGTGCAGTATACTCGTATTCATCAATCCCAGTCCAGAGGAGCCAGTCCTCATGAACGACAAACCAAAtgactgttttaaaatgaattaaaccaATATAATTGCTGAAACCGCAAGAAAGTAAAGCcacataattttattatttcactttACACGAGTGCTATTTGTTTCTGGCAGAGACAAGCCAACATGAATGAAGCAGcaggtgtggctgtgtgtgcgtggatatttacattgtattttatcTGTACAAACTTGTATTGCACATTGTACATGTGTGCAAAACCCTCTGGGACTCCAATAGATTGTTTGACTCTCAggctgttttctctctcttccattCAATCCTTCACTTGTGCATTCCCATCGCTTATCAACGTGCAGGCACCGCACTCCCTGTCCTTCCATCTTGTTTTTTCTCGTTCCCTCTCAGACAGCCCTATGTGTGAGGCCAGTTTTCCGCTCCCACCCTCTCTGGCCCCGGAGAAGGAAAACAGTCCATTTTCTCATAGGAGTCTGCAAACAGAGCAACACACATTAGTGCAGTATAACACACTGCAGTGCAACACACACATCCCTATATAACCTGCACTACACTATGCTATACACACTGCAATACATTACAGTAAGTCACACACTGCACCATGTAGacagcactgtataacactacactgcactactacACGATCTGcaaacaggaaaaaaactacagtatactacacacactgcactgtactacagtatactactCACACTGCAGTCTCCTCACTATCTACTTCTGTTatcctctctctcaccctcttcTTCCTCACAGTCTGTTCCTGTGTGTGTCCTGGGGGGGGCGCCATGCCTGAAGGGCTCTGAGTACACTGAGCTCTCCATGTTCTCATAGGACTCGCCGTCTGACACAGTATCGGTGTCGGGGTCATTCTGGGGGGGGTTCAGGGAGAGCTGACCTccgccctctctccctccctcctcttcaGGAACAATGTaatctggggagagagagtggtggtggtgggggggttaatacagacacaatgTGGGATACTACCCTCTTTTTCCTCCCTCTTTCCCCTCACTCACCCTCCTCCCCTTCACTGTATGTCCTTGGGGTTGTGCCAGTTCTGCTGAACACTGAGCTCTGCATGTTCTCATAGGACTCCCCATCTGTGAGAAAGATGGGGGGTTAACACAACACAAAGTGGCGCGAGCGCTTTATGGCCTAGAGTGCTGTCTCTAGTAGCGGCTTATTGAATATTCATAACGATTTTCCATTATATAGATGGCGAGAAAAACAGCACTCCTTGCAACTCCCACAATGCATCCCGTCTCAAAGATAGATGAAAAGGGGGCGTTGACTATCTTTTTTGTTTACATAGAGGATCTTTTGTGGGACAGTACACTCTTGTTCCCTTCCTCCCACAAAAACCCTGccaaccccctctctctcaccctcctcctcctcacagtCAGTTCCTGAGTGTGTCCTGTGGGGGGCACCATTTCTGCTGAGCCCTGAGATTACTGAGCTCTCCATGTTCTCATAGGATTCCCCgtctgagggagagggagaggacacTGTTtactacagtacagacacattgACACATGTTTCCCAGGCTGGAGAGTGTGTTGTATACCGGCACAGTGTGTCATGGTGTagtatacacagacagacagacaagtaCCTGTGTCGAGGTCATTCTGGAAGACATGGAGCTGACCCGGCTGccctctcccttcctcctccccctcctcttcaGGAGCAACATAATCTGGAGAGAGGGGGGTTGGACGGGGTTAACACAGGTTCTACAGACTAATACAAGAAACCAAAGacacatattttctctctctgtttctgccttattcccccccactctctctctccctctcttaccctcctcctcctcattgtTAGTTCCTGTGTGTATCCTTGGAGGGGCACCATTTCTGAGAGGCTCTGAGAACACTGAATTCTGCATGTTCTCATAGGACCCCCCATCTGTGAGAGACagatagagtgagagagagagagagagagagggacagggacaATGGAATACACTGACGctgcactgagagagggagTAAATATAGACATCTACACAATAGAGCAAattgcatatatacacacagacgggtgacaaattaaaggaaaaaacaacataaagtgtctcagtgaggtgttgggcaccacgagccgccagaacagcttcaatgctcttggcacagattgtacgagtctctggactctactggagggatggacaccattcttacaaaagatattccctcatttggggttttgatgatggtggtggagagcgctgtctaaccaCGTCGGTCCAaagtctcccataggtgttcaattgtgttgagatctggtgactgcgaaggccatagcatctgattcacatcattttcatactcatcacaccattcagtgacgctcgtgccctgtggatggggcattgtcctggaagagaccactcccatcaggagagaaatgtgtcaacataggataaaggtgatcactcagaaaaaaacttgtaatgatttgcagtgacccttccttctaaggggacaagtggacccaaaccatgccaagaaagagagcctccggaccccctcactgtaggggtcaagcagtcaggcctgtccctttctcttggtgtcccacacatgcacttgcccatTTGTTGAGACCACGAGCCAGTTgtgcgtctttgtgactgaagctcctgccattcgtgccccaataatgacccctctttcaaagtcacttagatcctttcctcttgccatcttgattcaaaattgaggtcagctgggccggtcagcatttgtatacatgccacagagcatgataggatgttaattgcttaattgtatcatgcagtacacctgtttggaggcatctgaattcgttatgttcctccactcatttattcaggtttttcctttaatttgtcacctgtctttatatacagatatatacacacacagaaacacatagTATAGTACAGACTGTATACAGTACAGACCATCTGGTATACAGATGACAGTTGGACAGTACCTTGGTCTGCTCCCTTCTGGGTGTGGTACAGGGAGACACAGATCCGCACACcattccctctccctccttccttctCTCCATCCGTCACTTCATTATCGGGAACGAGGTAATCTGCATAGAGGGACGGGTGTTAAtacagtgcattaacactgcacagagagagggTGGCGGAGGGGGGGGTCAATACAGCACAGAACAAGAGACTGAAATAGGGAGGGGAGAGTGGCAAAGAGAAACAAGAAAGGAGAGGGAAGggaaaaagagacagagagagtaagAGATGGAAAGAGGggttaacaaatacatacaggAGCAGACTGACTCGACACTACACAATATTGACACTGTAACCAGAGagtgagggg
It contains:
- the tufm gene encoding elongation factor Tu, mitochondrial is translated as MAALLGLRACVSSVLQSSVTGLLHNSYRACPVLVSGGRRCYAAEAKRVFARDKPHVNIGTIGHVDHGKTTLTAAITKVLADAGGARYKKYEDIDNAPEEKARGITINASHVEYSTANRHYAHTDCPGHADYVKNMITGTAQLDGCILVVAATDGQMPQTREHLLLARQIGVEHVVVFVNKADAVGDAELTMLVEIEVRELLTEFGYDGDNTPVIIGSALCALENREPELGVNSIMKLLEVIDTYIPLPKRELDKPFLLPIESVFSIPGRGTVVTGTLERGVIKKGDDCEFVGHNRSFKSVVTGIEMFHQSLDRAEAGDNLGALVRGLKREDVRRGMVMSKPGSIQPHQRVKAQVYVLSKEEGGRHKPFVSNFMPVMFSLTWDMACHISLPSDKEMVMPGEDTSLTLTLRHPMVLETGQRFTLRDGNKTIGTGLVTEILPTPRQEELNWG
- the LOC136767862 gene encoding uncharacterized protein LOC136767862 isoform X2 codes for the protein MMQLQWSIWLCAVFGVTGTHLQDVPTTSVGPTDTVSKVTTMTPGVKNENDTTTNHSLEHRGNVSHLQSDSVSSPYWILLVTPGCALVLGVFLFTLTLVLYQRYERRERAAREKRMADAKQKSCRSHCYNSYWDGAMVNGLSTVFTGGSVDNLSYENVEVAVYNQQSPKPLQDLNEDYLVPDNEVTDGEKEGGRGNGVRICVSLYHTQKGADQDYVAPEEEGEEEGRGQPGQLHVFQNDLDTDGESYENMESSVISGLSRNGAPHRTHSGTDCEEEEDGESYENMQSSVFSRTGTTPRTYSEGEEDYIVPEEEGGREGGGQLSLNPPQNDPDTDTVSDGESYENMESSVYSEPFRHGAPPRTHTGTDCEEEEDSYEKMDCFPSPGPERVGAENWPHT
- the LOC136767862 gene encoding uncharacterized protein LOC136767862 isoform X1; this translates as MMQLQWSIWLCAVFGVTGTHLQDVPTTSVGPTDTVSKVTTMTPGVKNENDTTTNHSLEHRGNVSHLQSDSVSSPYWILLVTPGCALVLGVFLFTLTLVLYQRYERRERAAREKRMADAKQKSCRSHCYNSYWDGAMVNGLSTVFTGGSVDNLSYENVEVAVYNQQSPKPLQDLNEDYLVPDNEVTDGEKEGGRGNGVRICVSLYHTQKGADQDGGSYENMQNSVFSEPLRNGAPPRIHTGTNNEEEEDYVAPEEEGEEEGRGQPGQLHVFQNDLDTDGESYENMESSVISGLSRNGAPHRTHSGTDCEEEEDGESYENMQSSVFSRTGTTPRTYSEGEEDYIVPEEEGGREGGGQLSLNPPQNDPDTDTVSDGESYENMESSVYSEPFRHGAPPRTHTGTDCEEEEDSYEKMDCFPSPGPERVGAENWPHT